Proteins encoded by one window of Lathyrus oleraceus cultivar Zhongwan6 chromosome 1, CAAS_Psat_ZW6_1.0, whole genome shotgun sequence:
- the LOC127093173 gene encoding DNA mismatch repair protein MLH1 isoform X2 codes for MTEEMEEQPKIQRLSESVVNRIAAGEVIQRPVSAVKELVENSLDAGSTSINLSIKDGGLKLIQVSDDGHGIRYEDLPILCERHTTSKLSAFEDLQSIKSMGFRGEALASMTYVAHVTVTTITKGQLHGYRVSYRDGVMEHEPRPCAAVKGTQIMVENLFYNMAARKKTLQNSSDDYSKIVDVVSRFAIHHTNVSFSCRKHGAVKADVHTMATSSRLDSIRTVYGVSAARNLVEVEASDNDPSSSVFEMSGYASNANYAAKKITMVLFINDRLVEWSALKRAIEIVYAATLPKASKPFIYISIVLPPENIDVNVHPTKREVSLLNQEVIIEKIQSVIESTLRSSNETRTFQDQTAGQSSISHTNKSKEDNLSPTPPGSRAPKVPVNKFIRTDSLDPAGRLHAYMQVRPSGQLEKNVTLSAVRSSVRQRRNLKDSIELTSVEELLEEINKTYDPGMLDIVKHCTYVGMADDVFALLQHKTHLYLANVVNLSKELMYQQVLSRFGHFNAIQLSDPAPVKDLIILALKEEDLDSESNDDDTFKEKIAEMNTDLLKEKAAMLEEYFGINIDDHGNICRLPVILDQYTPDMDRIPEFVLSLGNDVDWEDERNCIQAVSAALGSFYALHPPLLPNPSGEGMLFYKKRKLFDTCAPENTCDITESDVIDNNVEQELLSEAETAWAQREWSVQHVLFPSLRLFFKPPASMATNGTFVKVASLEKLYKIFERC; via the exons ATGACGGAGGAGATGGAAGAGCAACCCAAAATCCAGCGACTCAGCGAGTCGGTGGTTAACCGAATCGCCGCCGGCGAGGTCATTCAGCGTCCCGTCTCCGCCGTCAAGGAGCTCGTCGAGAACAGCCTTGACGCCGGATCCACTTCCATAAACCTTTCCATCAAAGACGGCGGCCTCAAACTCATTCAAGTCTCCGACGACGGTCACGGCATCCGGTACGAGGATCTTCCGATATTATGCGAGCGGCACACGACCTCCAAGTTATCTGCGTTTGAGGACTTGCAGAGCATCAAGTCCATGGGGTTTAGGGGAGAAGCTCTCGCTAGCATGACCTATGTTGCTCACGTAACCGTCACTACCATTACCAAAGGCCAATTGCATGGTTACAG AGTATCCTATAGAGATGGCGTCATGGAGCATGAACCTAGACCGTGTGCTGCTGTAAAAGGAACACAAATAATG GTTGAGAATCTATTCTATAACATGGCTGCAAGGAAGAAGACACTACAAAATTCTTCAGACGATTACTCAAAGATAGTAGACGTTGTCAGTCGGTTTGCGATTCATCATACTAATGTCAGTTTCTCTTGCAGAAAG CACGGAGCTGTTAAAGCAGATGTTCACACCATGGCCACATCTTCAAGGCTTGATTCCATCAGAACAGTTTATGGGGTCTCAGCTGCTCGCAATCTGGTTGAAGTTGAAGCTTCAGACAATGATCCGTCTTCTTCAGTTTTTGAGATGAGTGGTTATGCGTCTAATGCTAACTATGCTGCCAAGAAAATCACTATGGTGCTTTTCATCAATG ATAGACTGGTTGAGTGGTCTGCGTTGAAGCGAGCTATAGAAATTGTTTATGCAGCTACACTACCTAAAGCATCTAAGCCTTTTATATATATTTCAATTGTTTTACCACCTGAGAATATTGATGTCAATGTGCATCCAACAAAAAGAGAG GTGAGCCTCTTAAATCAGGAAGTTATCATTGAGAAGATACAATCGGTGATTGAATCAACATTGAGAAGTTCCAATGAAACACGGACATTTCAAGATCAA ACAGCTGGACAATCTTCTATTTCTCATACTAATAAGAGCAAGGAGGATAATCTCAGCCCTACCCCACCGG GCTCAAGAGCACCGAAAGTGCCAGTGAATAAGTTCATTAGAACAGATTCATTAGATCCTGCAGGAAGATTACATGCCTACATGCAAGTTAGGCCTAGTGGACAACTAGAAAAGAATGTCACGTTGAGTGCAGTAAG GTCCTCAGTtagacaaagaaggaacctaAAAGATTCTATAGAACTCACTAGCGTAGAAGAGCTTCTTGAAGAGATCAATAAGACCTATGACCCTG GAATGTTGGACATTGTAAAGCACTGCACATATGTTGGAATGGCAGATGATGTTTTTGCTTTGCTTCAGCATAAAACTCATCTTTATCTTGCAAATGTTGTAAACTTGAG CAAAGAGCTTATGTATCAGCAAGTTTTGAGCCGTTTTGGTCATTTCAATGCCATCCAGCTTAGTGATCCAGCCCCCGTGAAAGACTTGATTATATTGGCACTGAAGGAAGAGGATTTAGATTCAGAAAGTAATGACGATGACACATTTAAAGAGAAGATTGCAGAA ATGAACACAGATCTGCTGAAAGAAAAGGCTGCAATGCTGGAGGAGTATTTTGGCATTAATATTGATGATCATGGAAATATCTGTAGACTTCCTGTGATACTTGATCAGTATACTCCTGACATGGATCGCATCCCTGAGTTCGTGCTTAGTTTAGGCAATGAT GTTGATTGGGAAGATGAAAGGAACTGCATTCAGGCAGTTTCAGCTGCTCTAGGAAGTTTCTATGCTCTGCATCCACCGTTGTTGCCCAATCCATCTGGTGAGGGAATGCTTTTCTACAAGAAGAGGAAACTGTTCGACACTTGTGCTCCGGAGAATACCTGTGATATTACTG AGAGTGATGTTATTGACAACAATGTTGAACAAGAACTACTTTCTGAAGCTGAAACAGCATGGGCCCAGCGTGAATGGTCAGTACAACATGTGCTTTTTCCGTCCTTGAGACTTTTTTTCAAACCACCTGCTTCTATGGCTACTAATGGAACATTTGTTAAG GTTGCTTCATTGGAAAAGCTATACAAGATTTTTGAAAGATGCTAG
- the LOC127093173 gene encoding DNA mismatch repair protein MLH1 isoform X1: protein MTEEMEEQPKIQRLSESVVNRIAAGEVIQRPVSAVKELVENSLDAGSTSINLSIKDGGLKLIQVSDDGHGIRYEDLPILCERHTTSKLSAFEDLQSIKSMGFRGEALASMTYVAHVTVTTITKGQLHGYRVSYRDGVMEHEPRPCAAVKGTQIMVENLFYNMAARKKTLQNSSDDYSKIVDVVSRFAIHHTNVSFSCRKHGAVKADVHTMATSSRLDSIRTVYGVSAARNLVEVEASDNDPSSSVFEMSGYASNANYAAKKITMVLFINDRLVEWSALKRAIEIVYAATLPKASKPFIYISIVLPPENIDVNVHPTKREVSLLNQEVIIEKIQSVIESTLRSSNETRTFQDQAGAKLFFYKLATAGQSSISHTNKSKEDNLSPTPPGSRAPKVPVNKFIRTDSLDPAGRLHAYMQVRPSGQLEKNVTLSAVRSSVRQRRNLKDSIELTSVEELLEEINKTYDPGMLDIVKHCTYVGMADDVFALLQHKTHLYLANVVNLSKELMYQQVLSRFGHFNAIQLSDPAPVKDLIILALKEEDLDSESNDDDTFKEKIAEMNTDLLKEKAAMLEEYFGINIDDHGNICRLPVILDQYTPDMDRIPEFVLSLGNDVDWEDERNCIQAVSAALGSFYALHPPLLPNPSGEGMLFYKKRKLFDTCAPENTCDITESDVIDNNVEQELLSEAETAWAQREWSVQHVLFPSLRLFFKPPASMATNGTFVKVASLEKLYKIFERC, encoded by the exons ATGACGGAGGAGATGGAAGAGCAACCCAAAATCCAGCGACTCAGCGAGTCGGTGGTTAACCGAATCGCCGCCGGCGAGGTCATTCAGCGTCCCGTCTCCGCCGTCAAGGAGCTCGTCGAGAACAGCCTTGACGCCGGATCCACTTCCATAAACCTTTCCATCAAAGACGGCGGCCTCAAACTCATTCAAGTCTCCGACGACGGTCACGGCATCCGGTACGAGGATCTTCCGATATTATGCGAGCGGCACACGACCTCCAAGTTATCTGCGTTTGAGGACTTGCAGAGCATCAAGTCCATGGGGTTTAGGGGAGAAGCTCTCGCTAGCATGACCTATGTTGCTCACGTAACCGTCACTACCATTACCAAAGGCCAATTGCATGGTTACAG AGTATCCTATAGAGATGGCGTCATGGAGCATGAACCTAGACCGTGTGCTGCTGTAAAAGGAACACAAATAATG GTTGAGAATCTATTCTATAACATGGCTGCAAGGAAGAAGACACTACAAAATTCTTCAGACGATTACTCAAAGATAGTAGACGTTGTCAGTCGGTTTGCGATTCATCATACTAATGTCAGTTTCTCTTGCAGAAAG CACGGAGCTGTTAAAGCAGATGTTCACACCATGGCCACATCTTCAAGGCTTGATTCCATCAGAACAGTTTATGGGGTCTCAGCTGCTCGCAATCTGGTTGAAGTTGAAGCTTCAGACAATGATCCGTCTTCTTCAGTTTTTGAGATGAGTGGTTATGCGTCTAATGCTAACTATGCTGCCAAGAAAATCACTATGGTGCTTTTCATCAATG ATAGACTGGTTGAGTGGTCTGCGTTGAAGCGAGCTATAGAAATTGTTTATGCAGCTACACTACCTAAAGCATCTAAGCCTTTTATATATATTTCAATTGTTTTACCACCTGAGAATATTGATGTCAATGTGCATCCAACAAAAAGAGAG GTGAGCCTCTTAAATCAGGAAGTTATCATTGAGAAGATACAATCGGTGATTGAATCAACATTGAGAAGTTCCAATGAAACACGGACATTTCAAGATCAA GCAGGTGCGAAATTGTTTTTTTACAAACTGGCA ACAGCTGGACAATCTTCTATTTCTCATACTAATAAGAGCAAGGAGGATAATCTCAGCCCTACCCCACCGG GCTCAAGAGCACCGAAAGTGCCAGTGAATAAGTTCATTAGAACAGATTCATTAGATCCTGCAGGAAGATTACATGCCTACATGCAAGTTAGGCCTAGTGGACAACTAGAAAAGAATGTCACGTTGAGTGCAGTAAG GTCCTCAGTtagacaaagaaggaacctaAAAGATTCTATAGAACTCACTAGCGTAGAAGAGCTTCTTGAAGAGATCAATAAGACCTATGACCCTG GAATGTTGGACATTGTAAAGCACTGCACATATGTTGGAATGGCAGATGATGTTTTTGCTTTGCTTCAGCATAAAACTCATCTTTATCTTGCAAATGTTGTAAACTTGAG CAAAGAGCTTATGTATCAGCAAGTTTTGAGCCGTTTTGGTCATTTCAATGCCATCCAGCTTAGTGATCCAGCCCCCGTGAAAGACTTGATTATATTGGCACTGAAGGAAGAGGATTTAGATTCAGAAAGTAATGACGATGACACATTTAAAGAGAAGATTGCAGAA ATGAACACAGATCTGCTGAAAGAAAAGGCTGCAATGCTGGAGGAGTATTTTGGCATTAATATTGATGATCATGGAAATATCTGTAGACTTCCTGTGATACTTGATCAGTATACTCCTGACATGGATCGCATCCCTGAGTTCGTGCTTAGTTTAGGCAATGAT GTTGATTGGGAAGATGAAAGGAACTGCATTCAGGCAGTTTCAGCTGCTCTAGGAAGTTTCTATGCTCTGCATCCACCGTTGTTGCCCAATCCATCTGGTGAGGGAATGCTTTTCTACAAGAAGAGGAAACTGTTCGACACTTGTGCTCCGGAGAATACCTGTGATATTACTG AGAGTGATGTTATTGACAACAATGTTGAACAAGAACTACTTTCTGAAGCTGAAACAGCATGGGCCCAGCGTGAATGGTCAGTACAACATGTGCTTTTTCCGTCCTTGAGACTTTTTTTCAAACCACCTGCTTCTATGGCTACTAATGGAACATTTGTTAAG GTTGCTTCATTGGAAAAGCTATACAAGATTTTTGAAAGATGCTAG